The following coding sequences are from one Bradyrhizobium sp. WSM471 window:
- the ubiE gene encoding bifunctional demethylmenaquinone methyltransferase/2-methoxy-6-polyprenyl-1,4-benzoquinol methylase UbiE — MDRPGETTHFGFRDVPLGDKQTLVNDVFHSVASRYDLMNDLMSGGLHRVWKDIMISALNPPRGDRPFALLDVAGGTGDISFRAAKAAGAGFHATVCDINTEMLAVGRERAAKRHLETQVDFVEGNAEALGFADRSFDAYTIAFGIRNVPRIDLALAEAYRVLKPGSRFLCLEFSTVEMPGLDRLYDLFSFKVIPPLGRMITGDAESYQYLVESIRKFPRPNAFADMIRDAGFARVNWQILSGGIVALHSGWRL; from the coding sequence ATGGATCGGCCGGGCGAAACCACGCATTTTGGCTTCAGGGACGTTCCCCTGGGCGACAAGCAGACGCTGGTGAACGATGTGTTTCACAGCGTGGCGTCGCGCTATGATTTGATGAACGATTTGATGTCCGGTGGCCTGCACCGGGTCTGGAAGGACATCATGATCAGCGCGCTCAACCCGCCGCGAGGCGACCGGCCGTTCGCGCTGCTCGACGTCGCCGGCGGCACCGGCGACATCTCGTTCCGCGCCGCCAAGGCCGCAGGCGCGGGCTTCCATGCCACCGTCTGCGACATCAACACCGAGATGCTGGCGGTGGGCCGCGAGCGCGCCGCCAAGCGCCACCTCGAGACCCAGGTCGATTTCGTCGAAGGCAATGCGGAAGCGCTCGGCTTCGCCGACCGCAGCTTCGACGCATATACGATCGCTTTCGGCATTCGCAACGTGCCACGGATCGATCTCGCGCTGGCCGAGGCCTATCGCGTGCTCAAGCCAGGAAGCCGCTTCCTCTGTCTGGAATTCTCCACCGTCGAGATGCCCGGCCTCGACCGCCTTTATGACCTGTTCTCGTTCAAGGTGATCCCGCCGCTCGGCCGCATGATCACGGGTGACGCCGAGTCCTACCAATATCTGGTCGAGTCGATCCGCAAGTTCCCGAGACCCAACGCCTTCGCCGACATGATCCGCGACGCCGGCTTCGCCCGCGTGAACTGGCAGATATTGTCCGGCGGCATCGTCGCACTGCATTCAGGCTGGCGTTTGTGA
- the ubiB gene encoding 2-polyprenylphenol 6-hydroxylase, producing MISAITHSARLMRAAFVFAREGVFGAVDPSLVPPHGQLALKLARLIERRGPKHGPRLSRALTRMGPAYLKLGQFLATRPDVVGVAMARDLESLQDRLPPFSQAEAEAVIATSLERPLTDVFASLSAPVAAASIAQVHRGEVLRDGLRKAVAVKVLRPNVAARFRRDLSDFFFVAYKAESYSSEARRLRLIEVINTMSRSVAMEMDLRLEAAALSEMAENTRNDPDFRVPDVDWDRTTHNVLTMEWIDGIALNDHKRLAESQVDLPDLGRKVIQSFLRHALRDGFFHADMHPGNLFLDDAGRLVAVDFGIMGRLGMKERRFLAEILLGFITRDYRRVAEVHFEAGYVPAHHSVENFAQAIRAIGEPIHNRTAEEISMARLLTLLLEVTGLFDMTTRPELILLQKTMVVVEGVARGFDPKLDIWKVADPVVREWIERNLGPIGRVQGAISGTGDLARILMRLPDIAERSVAVLEQLETMTREGIRLSPESIAAMGRSEGRKNRWRTVALWIIAATFIGILIAVRNL from the coding sequence GTGATTTCGGCGATAACCCATAGTGCGCGCCTGATGCGCGCCGCGTTCGTATTCGCGCGCGAGGGCGTATTCGGCGCCGTCGATCCGAGCCTGGTGCCGCCGCACGGACAGCTCGCGCTAAAACTCGCGCGCCTGATCGAACGGCGCGGTCCGAAGCATGGCCCGCGGCTGTCGCGCGCGCTGACCCGGATGGGCCCGGCCTATCTCAAGCTTGGACAATTTCTGGCGACGCGCCCCGATGTGGTCGGCGTTGCCATGGCGCGCGACCTCGAAAGCCTGCAGGACCGCCTGCCGCCGTTCTCGCAAGCCGAAGCGGAAGCCGTGATCGCGACGTCGCTGGAACGGCCGCTGACTGATGTGTTCGCGAGCCTCAGTGCGCCGGTGGCAGCCGCCTCGATCGCACAGGTGCATCGCGGCGAAGTCCTGCGCGACGGCCTCCGCAAGGCGGTCGCCGTGAAAGTGCTGCGGCCCAACGTGGCCGCACGCTTCCGCCGCGACCTCTCCGACTTCTTCTTCGTCGCATACAAGGCCGAATCCTATTCGTCCGAGGCGCGGCGCCTGCGCCTCATCGAGGTCATCAACACCATGTCGCGCTCGGTTGCGATGGAGATGGACCTGCGCCTCGAGGCTGCGGCGCTGTCGGAGATGGCGGAGAACACGCGCAACGATCCTGATTTCCGCGTGCCTGATGTCGACTGGGACCGCACCACGCACAACGTGCTGACGATGGAGTGGATCGACGGCATCGCGCTGAACGATCACAAGCGCCTGGCAGAGTCGCAGGTCGACCTGCCCGATCTCGGCCGCAAGGTGATTCAGAGCTTCCTGCGCCACGCGCTGCGCGATGGCTTCTTCCATGCCGACATGCACCCGGGCAATCTGTTCCTGGATGACGCGGGCCGTCTTGTCGCGGTTGATTTCGGCATCATGGGCCGGCTCGGCATGAAGGAGCGGCGCTTTCTCGCCGAAATCCTGCTCGGCTTCATCACCCGCGACTATCGTCGTGTCGCGGAAGTGCATTTCGAGGCCGGCTATGTGCCCGCGCATCACTCGGTCGAGAACTTCGCGCAAGCGATCCGCGCCATCGGCGAGCCCATTCACAACCGCACGGCGGAAGAGATCTCGATGGCGCGGCTGCTGACGCTGCTGCTCGAGGTCACCGGCCTGTTCGACATGACCACACGGCCCGAGCTGATCCTGCTCCAGAAGACCATGGTGGTGGTCGAGGGCGTGGCACGCGGCTTCGATCCCAAGCTCGACATCTGGAAGGTCGCCGACCCCGTGGTGCGGGAATGGATCGAGCGCAATCTCGGTCCGATTGGCCGGGTCCAGGGCGCGATCTCCGGCACCGGTGATCTCGCGCGCATCCTGATGCGTCTGCCTGATATCGCCGAGCGCTCGGTTGCGGTGCTCGAACAGCTGGAGACCATGACCCGGGAGGGTATCCGGCTGTCGCCCGAGAGCATCGCGGCGATGGGCCGCAGCGAGGGCCGCAAGAACCGTTGGCGCACCGTGGCGCTCTGGATCATTGCCGCGACCTTCATCGGCATCCTGATCGCCGTCCGGAATCTGTGA
- the coaBC gene encoding bifunctional phosphopantothenoylcysteine decarboxylase/phosphopantothenate--cysteine ligase CoaBC, which translates to MASLTIRKLDEGIKTYLRLRSAKNRRSVEEEVRVILGELIEGREEPLTPFTAPPATTTAAIPQRTGTVSEASVTLIIGGGIAAYKSLDLIRRLKERRIEVRCVLTKAAQQFVTPLAVSALSHERVYTDLFDPQSEFDAGHIRLARECDLIVVAPATADLMAKMANGHADDLASAILLATNRKVLLAPAMNPLMWNNAATRRNVAQLQRDGIMLIGPNSGEMAEAGEAGIGRMSEAIEIATAAERLLRPPMPRPLAGKRVLITAGPTHEPIDPVRYIANRSSGKQGFAIAAAAQAAGAEVILVSGPVELGDPQGVTVKHVESARQMLEQVQAALPADIAIFAAAVADWRVANEGEQKLKKSSAGMPPLQLVENPDILATISKLTDQRPPLVIGFAAETEHLIDNAKSKLARKGCDWIVANDVSPATGVMGGDRNTVHLISRKSGEKNGEIAVDSWPAMTKEQVAIELVAHIAKSVTGKSREPAS; encoded by the coding sequence ATGGCGAGCCTGACCATTCGCAAGCTCGATGAAGGCATCAAAACTTACCTCAGGCTGCGTTCGGCCAAGAACCGCAGGTCGGTCGAGGAAGAGGTCCGGGTCATCCTCGGGGAGTTGATCGAAGGCCGTGAGGAGCCGCTGACGCCGTTCACGGCGCCGCCCGCGACCACCACCGCCGCGATACCCCAACGCACCGGTACCGTTTCAGAAGCCAGCGTCACCCTGATCATCGGCGGCGGGATCGCGGCCTACAAATCGCTCGACCTGATCCGACGGCTCAAGGAGCGACGGATCGAGGTGCGCTGTGTGCTGACCAAGGCGGCGCAGCAATTCGTCACGCCGCTGGCCGTGAGCGCGCTCTCGCATGAGCGCGTCTACACTGACCTGTTCGATCCCCAGAGCGAGTTCGACGCCGGTCATATCCGGCTCGCGCGCGAGTGCGACCTGATCGTGGTGGCGCCTGCGACCGCGGATTTGATGGCCAAGATGGCGAACGGCCATGCCGACGATCTCGCCAGTGCTATCCTGCTCGCGACCAACCGCAAGGTCCTGCTTGCGCCGGCGATGAATCCGCTGATGTGGAACAACGCGGCGACGCGGCGCAATGTCGCGCAGCTTCAGCGCGACGGCATCATGCTGATCGGGCCGAATTCCGGGGAGATGGCGGAAGCAGGTGAAGCCGGCATCGGCCGCATGTCCGAAGCGATCGAGATTGCGACCGCCGCCGAGCGCCTGCTGCGGCCGCCGATGCCGCGCCCTCTCGCCGGCAAGCGCGTGCTGATCACTGCGGGTCCAACCCACGAGCCGATCGACCCGGTGCGCTACATCGCCAACCGGTCCTCCGGCAAGCAGGGCTTTGCGATCGCTGCCGCCGCACAGGCCGCAGGCGCCGAGGTGATCCTGGTCAGCGGCCCGGTCGAGCTTGGCGATCCCCAGGGCGTGACGGTTAAGCATGTGGAATCGGCAAGGCAGATGCTGGAACAGGTGCAGGCCGCGCTTCCCGCTGACATCGCGATCTTCGCCGCCGCCGTCGCCGACTGGCGGGTCGCCAATGAAGGCGAGCAGAAGCTGAAGAAGAGTTCGGCCGGCATGCCGCCGCTCCAGCTGGTCGAGAACCCCGATATCCTCGCGACGATCTCGAAACTGACCGACCAGCGTCCGCCACTGGTGATCGGCTTTGCCGCCGAGACCGAGCACCTCATCGACAACGCCAAGTCGAAGCTTGCTCGCAAGGGCTGCGACTGGATTGTCGCCAACGACGTCTCCCCCGCAACCGGGGTGATGGGCGGGGACCGCAACACCGTGCACCTCATCAGCCGCAAGAGCGGTGAGAAGAACGGCGAAATTGCAGTTGATTCCTGGCCGGCGATGACCAAGGAACAGGTCGCCATCGAACTGGTCGCGCATATCGCAAAGAGCGTGACCGGCAAATCCCGGGAGCCCGCATCTTGA
- the dut gene encoding dUTP diphosphatase encodes MSSKVTVELQRLPHAEGLPLPAYQTNDAAGLDLMAAVAENEPLTLAPGQYALVPTGLAIALPPGYEAQVRPRSGLAAKHGVTVLNSPGTIDADYRGEIKVILINHGQTAFVVKRGERIAQMVIAPMVQAALVPVATLSATDRGAGGFGSTGR; translated from the coding sequence TTGAGCAGCAAAGTCACCGTCGAACTGCAACGCCTGCCCCATGCGGAAGGGCTGCCGCTGCCGGCCTACCAGACCAATGATGCCGCCGGTCTCGACCTGATGGCCGCGGTGGCCGAGAACGAGCCGCTGACGCTGGCGCCCGGCCAATACGCGCTGGTGCCGACGGGCCTCGCGATCGCACTGCCGCCCGGGTACGAGGCGCAGGTGCGGCCGCGTTCGGGGCTTGCGGCCAAGCACGGCGTCACCGTGCTGAACTCACCGGGCACGATCGACGCGGACTATCGCGGCGAGATCAAGGTGATCCTGATCAACCACGGCCAGACCGCCTTCGTGGTCAAGCGCGGCGAGCGCATCGCGCAGATGGTGATCGCGCCAATGGTGCAGGCCGCGCTGGTTCCCGTGGCGACCCTGTCCGCGACCGACCGCGGCGCCGGCGGATTCGGCTCGACCGGCCGCTAG